Proteins from a single region of Salvelinus alpinus unplaced genomic scaffold, SLU_Salpinus.1 scaffold_44, whole genome shotgun sequence:
- the LOC139567115 gene encoding zinc finger protein ZFP2-like: protein MSSLSYSPPAIEEEVCWTEKEALVKEEEEEEVVTIQKQVEGEAVRVKEEEKDVSVKEEEDAFRVKEEEDVTVKENEEDAVFGVEDEAKEDEEVFGMKDEEGEITVTLEEDEEEKTGELINTSKYRERRDNRGSSGESQQHHDTDEAEKCPSRSELLKKHQQRPTGKRTHCCSDCGKRFTSSGIKIHQRTHTGEKRYICDQCGKSFTQSTSLTSHQRIHTGEKPFICGQCGKSFGHSSDLTVHQRRHTGEKPYSCDQCAKFFFTSGNLKVHRRTHTGDKPYRCDQCGKSFTQSTNLISHQRTHTGDKPYICGQCGKSFVTSSSLTIHQRTHTGEKPYSCNQCGKSFVTSGQLTVHQRKHT from the exons atgagttcactaagctactctcctcctgctatagaagaggaggtctgctggacggagaaagaagctctcgtgaaagaggaggaggaagaggaggttgttacaatacaaaaacaagtagagggtgaggctgttagggtgaaagaagaagaaaaagacgtttcagtgaaagaagaggaagacgcgttcagagtgaaagaggaggaggatgttactgtGAAAGAAAATGAGGaagatgcagtttttggagtggaGGATGAAGCGAAAGAAGATGAAGAGGTTTTTGGAATGAAGGATGAAgagggggagattactgtcacattagAGGAGGACGAAGAAGAGAAGACTGGAGaactgattaacaccagtaaataca gagagagacgggacaatcgtggatcctctggggagtctcaacaacatcatgatactgacgaggcagagaagtgTCCCTCCAGATCAGAactcctcaagaaacaccagcagagacccacagggaagagaactcactgctgctctgactgtgggaagagattcacctcatcaggcattaagattcatcagagaacacacacaggagagaaacgttatatctgtgatcaatgtgggaagagttttactcagtcaaccagcctgacatcacaccagagaatacacacaggagagaaaccttttatatgtggtcaatgtgggaagagttttggtcattctagcgatctgacagtgcaccagagaagacacacaggagagaaaccctatagctgtgatcaatgtgcaAAGTTTTTTTTTACATCTGGCAACCTGAAGGTACaccggagaacacacacaggagataaaccttatagatgtgatcaatgtgggaagagttttactcagtcaaccaacctgatatcacaccagagaacacacacaggagataaaccttatatctgtggtcaatgtgggaagagttttgttacatctagcagtctgactatacaccagagaacacacacaggagagaaaccttatagctgtaatcaatgtgggaagagttttgttacatctgggcagctgactgtacaccagagaaaacacacataa